The Desulfuromonadaceae bacterium genome contains the following window.
GCAGCCACGCAAGATATTCAATGACGAGAAACTTGCCGAACTGGTTGCCTCGATCCGGGAAAAAGGGGTGATTCAGCCGCTGATCGTACGTCGTCAAGAGGATTATTACCAGATCATCGCTGGAGAGCGGCGCTGGCGGGCGGCACAAAAAGCCGGCTTGCGTGAAGTTCCGGTGGTGATTCAGGATGTTAGCGAGGACTGGGCTTTTGAGGTCGCGCTGATCGAGAACATTCAGCGCGAGGATCTCAACCCGTTGGAGGAGGCTGAGGCTTACCACCGGCTGGTGGCTGAGTTTGACCTGTCCCAGGAAGAGGTCGCCAGGCGGGTTGGTAAAAATCGTTCCACGGTGGCCAACTCACTGCGTCTATTGAAACTGCCCCGGCAACTTAAGGACGATATCGTCAACGGGGCACTGAGCATGGGGCATGCCCGAGCAATTCTGCCCCTTGAAGATGAAGTTTTGATGCGCAAGGCGCGGAATGAAGTCGTTGCTCGCGCCCTGACGGTTCGCGCGACCGAAGCGCTGATCAAAAAATTCAAAGAGGGGACCACCCCTCCCAAGGTAAGCAGTGAGGTTGCGCACAGCCCTGAATTGGATCGACTGGCGACCGAACTGCAACAGGTGCTGGGGACCAAGGTCAAGTTGGCGGCTAAGGGAAGCGGGGGCAAAATCGAAATCGTTTACTATACCGCGAGCGATCTTGATCGGCTGCTGAATATATTGGGTATCAATGTTTGATTTAATGCTTTACCGAAACCTCGAAATTAATGAAAAAGAGCCGTCGTACGGAAGGACAGGTAACGATCATGTTTGGAAAGAAGGAACCGATGAAGAAAGAAGCCAGTCTCGAAAAAAGCGATATCAAGGCCTTTCTGGGCCCCGGAAGTCAGTTTGAGGGAAAGCTCCATTTTGATGAAATCGTCCGTCTTGACGGTGCATTTCGTGGCGAAATTGTGTCGAAAGACATCTTGATTGTTGGCGAAACGGCAGACATTCAAGCTGAAGTGACGGTTGGCAGTCTGGTGCTGAGTGGTCACTTCAAGGGAAATATCAAGGCGGCCAAAAAGGTTGAATTGCGCACGCCAGCAAACGTTGAGGGCAGTATTGAAACCCCTGCGCTGATGATCGAGGAAGGCGTCGTGTTCAACGGCAGTATCAACATGAAACCGGGCAACACGGGCGCTACTGGCGGCGCTGTCCCTGAAAAGCAAGAGAAAAGCCGCCCGATAGAGCAAATACGTCCTTGACACCAATGGGGGATCGTGATAGATATTCGCCGTTTTATGTCCAGGTATATGTATACAGTATACATCTTATACGGTTTGTTCGATGAGTCTTATGAAGAGGTAGTGTAGTGATTAGTATTGACTGGACCATCATCCTGCAGTTCGTTAATTTTCTGGTGCTGATGGCAGTGCTCAACGCACTCCTTTATCGCCCGTTGCGCAAAGTTCTTGCGCAGCGTAAAGAGAAAATCGACGGTTCTCACCAGCGCGCCAAGGACCTTGAAGCACAAATCGAGGAAAAAATGACGCGCTACCAGGAGCAGTTGCAGGCGGCCAAGGTAAAGGGATCGCAGGAGCGGGCCGAAATGCGCAGCGCTGCGACTGCCGAAGAAGCAAAGCTGATCGGCGCAGCACGCGAGGAGGCCGCACAGCGACTGCTGGTGCTCAAAGGCAAGGTTGCCGAAGAAGCTGCGGTTGCCGAAAAAACGCTGCGGGCAGAGACCGAAGGGATTGCCGGTTCCATCGCCGCAAAAGTTTTGGGGAGGGCACTGGCATGAGGAGCACGCGTACAATCACAGTTTTCCTTGCCACGCTGGCGATGAGCCTTCTTTGCGTCGGCGCGGCGCTGGCCGCTGGCGACGCGAACCATGCAGACGCGGGTGTATTGTGGAAGGACTTTCTCTACCGCTGTTTCAATTTCGCCCTGACGCTGGGGATCCTGGCGTATTTTGTGACCAAGCCGATCCGCAACGGACTGGCCGGGCGTCGCGATGCGATTGCCACCAGTCTGGCTGAGGCGGAGCAGGCGCGCCATGATGCAGAAGCCAAGTTTGCTGAGTATGACGCCAAGCTGACCAGTGCTGCGGCAGAGATCGACGAAATTTATACGGCAATCAAGCGCGAGGCCGAACTTGAGCGTGAAAAGATTCTTGCCAGCGCTGCAGAATCGGCCCTGAAAATCAAGGCTGAAGCTGAAAAACTGGCTGAAAACGAGGTCGTCAAGGCCCGTATCGCGCTGCGTCAGGAGGCCGTTCGCCTGGCTGTCGAAATCGCCGAAGACTTGCTGAAAAAGAACGTCAACGAGCAGGATCAGAAACAGCTTGTCGATGAATATATGCAACAGGTAGGAGAACTACATTGAGTGCCAGTGCAATAACCAAACGATATGCCAGGGCTCTGGTTGAGCTGGGGACGGAACGGCAACAAGTCGAGTCACTCGGGAGTGAGCTGAGCATTGTCGGTGCGCTGTTTGCCGACGATCGCCTGCTGGCGCAGTTAATGGAAAGTCCGACGTTCGCGCTCGGCAAGAAAACCGCGATTCTCCACGATCTGAGCGATTTGCTCAAGTTGTCGGCGGACATGCGCAAGTTTCTCGGACTGCTTCTGGCCAAGTCGAGGATTGGCTACATTCAGCAAATCGCTACAGATTATCGCAAACTGGCGGATGAATTGTCCGGTATCCAGCGCGCCATGGTGATTTCAGCGACAGCGCTTGATGAAGTCCAGCAACAGGCGATCAGTACGGCGCTGGCCAGGCAGACAGGCAAAAAGATAGAGATCACGGCTGAAAGTGACCCGGCATTGATCGGTGGATTGCGTGTCGAAATCGACGGGAAAGTCTTTGACGGAAGTGTAAAAACCCAGTTAAAACGGATTGAAGATACCTTAAAGAAGGGGTGAAAAGGTCGTTATGGAAATCAGAGCCGAAGAAATTAGCGCGATTATTAAGAAGCAGATCGAAGGTTTCGATCGTGAGGTTGAAGTCAGCGAGACCGGTACCATTATTTCGGTCGGTGACGGTATTGCCCGTATTCACGGTCTGGACAAGGCGATGTCCGGTGAGTTGCTGGAGTTCCCCGGTGGCATCATGGGGATGGTTCTCAACCTCGAAGAGGACAACGTCGGCGCGGCGATTCTTGGTGAATGCCATCACATCAAAGAAGGCGATACAGTCAAGCGGACTGAGAAGATTGTCCAGGTTCCGGTTGGTGAGAGCCTGATCGGTCGTGTTGTCAACGGCATCGGCCTGCCGATCGATGGTCAGGGTCCGATAGCTACCGACCAATACAGCGAAGTTGAAATCAAGGCGCCGG
Protein-coding sequences here:
- the atpH gene encoding ATP synthase F1 subunit delta, producing the protein MSASAITKRYARALVELGTERQQVESLGSELSIVGALFADDRLLAQLMESPTFALGKKTAILHDLSDLLKLSADMRKFLGLLLAKSRIGYIQQIATDYRKLADELSGIQRAMVISATALDEVQQQAISTALARQTGKKIEITAESDPALIGGLRVEIDGKVFDGSVKTQLKRIEDTLKKG
- a CDS encoding polymer-forming cytoskeletal protein → MKKEASLEKSDIKAFLGPGSQFEGKLHFDEIVRLDGAFRGEIVSKDILIVGETADIQAEVTVGSLVLSGHFKGNIKAAKKVELRTPANVEGSIETPALMIEEGVVFNGSINMKPGNTGATGGAVPEKQEKSRPIEQIRP
- a CDS encoding ParB/RepB/Spo0J family partition protein translates to MAKRPALGKGIGALLSSATHEGGRKYFLCPIEELQPMAGQPRKIFNDEKLAELVASIREKGVIQPLIVRRQEDYYQIIAGERRWRAAQKAGLREVPVVIQDVSEDWAFEVALIENIQREDLNPLEEAEAYHRLVAEFDLSQEEVARRVGKNRSTVANSLRLLKLPRQLKDDIVNGALSMGHARAILPLEDEVLMRKARNEVVARALTVRATEALIKKFKEGTTPPKVSSEVAHSPELDRLATELQQVLGTKVKLAAKGSGGKIEIVYYTASDLDRLLNILGINV
- the atpF gene encoding F0F1 ATP synthase subunit B, coding for MRSTRTITVFLATLAMSLLCVGAALAAGDANHADAGVLWKDFLYRCFNFALTLGILAYFVTKPIRNGLAGRRDAIATSLAEAEQARHDAEAKFAEYDAKLTSAAAEIDEIYTAIKREAELEREKILASAAESALKIKAEAEKLAENEVVKARIALRQEAVRLAVEIAEDLLKKNVNEQDQKQLVDEYMQQVGELH
- a CDS encoding ATP synthase F0 subunit B, which encodes MISIDWTIILQFVNFLVLMAVLNALLYRPLRKVLAQRKEKIDGSHQRAKDLEAQIEEKMTRYQEQLQAAKVKGSQERAEMRSAATAEEAKLIGAAREEAAQRLLVLKGKVAEEAAVAEKTLRAETEGIAGSIAAKVLGRALA